ATTTTACTTTTCATGTGTCTTATAATGCCAGAATCTGTTTTCCCAGATTATTTGATGAATTTATCGTCTGCTCCCTTGTAGCTAGAATCTAATGTGATACGAATTTATCGTCTACTGAGTACTGAACCAAATTAATGATCAACAGAGTTCCTGAAGTTCCATTGCTAGCAGACACTCTTGCTGATGATGGAAAGCGCCATATCACTAATCAAGTACTGGGAGATTTCCCTTTATACTATATATCCTCTGCTTTACATTGAACTTTTTCTTTGCTTGACTCACTCGGTTCTTATTTGTATCCTTCCAGATTGAAAAGAATAGAGGTTTAACTCGCGCACGGAAGAAACTGACTAAAAATCCTAGGAAGAAATACAAGGTATTTGAGCAAAACAGctccctccctctctttctctaacGCTCACTGATTGAATAGTTAAAAATACGTAGTTCTCGCAGTAAAAACACTCAGAATGGTAACATGTACTATTTTTTCTCAACAGTTGAAGCACAAAAAGGCAGAAGTGCGTAGAAAGGGGCAGGTTCGTGAGATCAGAAAGCCAACCGGCAGCTATGGAGGGGAAGCATCGGGTATTAACGCAGGGATCAGCCGCAGTGTCAGATTCAAGAACTAATTCTCTCATATTTATTCGAGTTAGCAAAGATGTTTTATTTATGTGTTGTTCAACAACACACCTTCATAGCTGGAAAAATATACAGGCATTGTACCAATTAGTGCTTGCTAGCAATTTTGAATTACTTTGAAATCATTTGTAGTTTTTCGTTGTATCAGCCCTTTTATGTACCATCCCATAATAGCTTAAGGGATGCAAATCATGTGTACCTTTGAATGCTAAACTAAACTtgattagttaattaattactataaattcAGCTAATTAAAACACCGAGCCTAATCCGGCTTCTACCGCCTAAGAGCATCAACTACGTGGTGCGCTGGCGTCCCATGACCCGTCCTGGAGAGACGGGTCCGTCGCGCGCCGCGTTGCAGCACCTGTGCTGCCTCGTCCCGTGTCCCGTGTCGCCGAGACAAGCGACAGatcgtctcgccacgcgcctatgcgacgtgacgcccactcaccggcccgcgagtgggcgtcgtcacgtgctgacgcaataaatatattttttaaatttttgaattttttttaaaaaaataaaataaattttttttctaatggtAATAATACCgcttgttgttttttttttttttaaaattaattttttagtctataaatactcgtctggtggtgacaccgctgAGGGCATCAGCCCACATGAGGCTGAAtcgcaggagtttgcgggtacggccggcgatgctggaggatccagtcgtcggccgcaagggacgaaggcggcgaaagcggctagagcgaggaagggccgaggcgaatcaagccaggcggcctcgggatcgggctcgcggggaggctcgaacacacttatggtggcgtacatgaccgccacaatggcggacacttcccgcttctcgcacgcccaattcgcggcctggtggaacggaattgtgcatatggcagcacaacttggccatCCGACTCACCCTCAACcccgaccgcctccggaggatgattagccggcggagtagtctttttattttctttaaatttatattttaaattatgttgtgtgcttttttatgttgtgtgttttttaataaagtgtatttttaataaagtgtgtttgttttaattgaattgagttggaaaaaaaataaaaattaaattaaatgaatagtaatttaagggacggttaagggacggggggttgcaggtttcgtcccttagttaagggatggaggaataaagtacagtgggaccctcaaatagtagtttaagggacggtaaaGAGACGGTGGagggacagcgtagtggatgaccTAAGAAATCATTAGCTATGCAACAATTATAAGGCCAAGATTGTTTTTTGTtgttaaggccatccacaataggaatagcccagcaatagcccagccatagcccagccactgccacatcatcagcactaaaaatcctcctgccacatcatcaaaacaagcaaatagcccagcaatagcccagccacatactatccacatcattattaacaaatatatacaaaatgaaataattaaaaatcacacaatatacggaattaaatttacgacacaaaaacgagaaaattcactaatattaataaaatataaaaagtacattaattaaaaaaaattacataattaaaaaaaactaatggcggtcaatcctccgtgcccataactcttcaattaaatccttttggagtcgaatatgagccgccgtttgacgcatgtcggcgtgtgcttgtaagaggccggcttcatcgtgaggtaccccactccgtacgttgggggcggccacgccgtggcttggaccggcttcattatcgtcgttgacccaattggtcagttcgccaccttcatcttcgacaatcatgttgtgcatgataatacatgcgtacatgatatcagcaatgcattggacatcccacaaacgcgttggacccttaattgccgcccatcgagactggagcacaccaaatgcgcgctccacgtccttgcgcgccgactcctgccgtgccgcaaagtaggccttcttcgcatctcctgggcatcggatcgtcttcacaaagacgggccacctagggtatatcccatccgccaagtagtagcccatatcatgttggttgccgttggcgacaaaactgatggccggaccgacgccctgacactgctcgttgaaaagtggcgacgagttgaggacgttgaggtcgttgttcgaaccagctatcccaaaatacgcgtgccaaatccaaagccggtaatcagctacggcctccaggatcatcgtgggattctttcccttgtagccggacgtgtagaaccccttccaggctgcgggacagttcttccagtcccaatgcatacaatctatgctgcctaacatacccgggaacccatgctgactcccgtgcatccgcaacagatcttggcagtcttcgggggtaggctttcgcagatactgatcaccgaatacttctatcactcccagacagaaattcttcagacattgcaaggcagtcgtctcaccgatgtggagatactcgtcccacatgtctgccgcgcctccgtaggccaactgccggattgccgcagtgcacttttgaataggtgtgtggccgggtctgccagacgcatcgtgtctgaagcggaaatacagatatcgagactccaaagcgttgacaatacgcataaacaggttcctggtcatcctaaaacgacgcctgaaaaggttggcgttgaaccgaggctcctgtgcgaagtagtcttcgtataggcgctgatgtgcagctacgtgatcccgatcaatcacactgcggcggtggaccactgggggaggtcgaggtatcgccggctgcaaggccctttccatccattggtttatcgcgttggtcgtataggcgtccaacgcctcggccattcgacgttcgtactcctcagcatcccctccgctaccaccactactaccaccagcattactcattttgcgttgttgatcttgaacagaaattaagatagagagagtactcgttaaaacaagtcgtgcgaatgaaaatgacgaacaaagcgcgtatatatagtgtttcgaaaaaaaaatttattttttcgcgctaggcggtgcgctgagcgatccgggcgctgcaatagagccgaacggaccgcccagccgaccgcccagcgccacataaccgcccagcactgcgcggtttctctctccactcagccgctgggcggctgcaatagaccgcccagcgaaccgctcggctgggcggtcgctgggcgcctagtGTGGATGGTCTAAAGTAACAGAAAATATCTAAGAATGGATAAAAAATTACagtgtttattttcatttgaaaaaATCTCCAACCAATTCGCGGCACTGAAAGCGTGAGCTCTCGTCACTCTCAAGCAGCGGAATTCTCGAGGGGAATTGCATCTCATCGCCCCCAATTCTCCATTTCTCCCAACACCAGTGGCTCAATGATGTGGATAACGAGATCAATTCGACGCCCACTCGCCCAATTTCAGGCCGCCGCCAATTTCTCATCCTccgcggcggcggtggaggcggAGAGGTGCATAAGAGATGGGGCCAGGAACGACTGGAAGAGAGAAGAAATCAGCTCCATCTACGATTCCCCCGTTCTCGATCTGCTATTCCACGCTGTATGTCGTCTGCATTTCTCTTCCAATCACTACTAGGTTAATTTCTTCAATTGGCTTTTTTTTCCTCTTCTAATTTCATGGTAATGCTGCAGGCTCAAGTTCATAGACATGCTCACAATTTCAGAGAGGTGCAGCAGTGCACGCTTCTATCAATCAAGACCGGTGGATGCAGCGAAGATTGTTCCTATTGCCCGCAGTCGTCCAGATACAGCACCGGCGTCAAAGCGCATAAGCTTATGAATAAAGACGCAGTCTTGGAGGCTGCTGAAAAGGTTCAATTCATATTTTCTATACTCAATTAATAATGTGAACTTGGATTTTATGGAGGGGCATGATTATATAGAGAAGCAATGGAGGTTTAGTTAGGGACTGTTGAATTGGTGTTGGTATGTGTTCCCTCTGTGAAATATGATGACTAGCAAATTAGGAATTCCCTAGAATCTCGTGATTCTCTTGGAAACCGGCATTTGTAAAGCTGTGCATGAAATTTATGTGCTTTATTAGCTTGCTTCTCTCTTCGCATAATTTTGAGCGTGGTGTCTATGTAAGAATTATATTTATAGCTCAATCGGTGGTGTCAAAGACGACTCATAGTAGCTATAGTAGAGCGCGCTATTGATTTGCTGTCTTTGTTTATCCTACTTGAGCAGCTTGCTTTCATATGCATGTGCATCGAACTTGTAAAGCATCTTGTTGTTTTGTTATGAAACAGGCAAAAGAGGCTGGTAGCACTCGGTTTTGTATGGGTGCAGCATGGCGAGACACTATAGGAAGGAAAACTAATTTCAACCAAATCCTTGAGTATGTTAAAGAAATAAGGTAATGGACTAATAATCACTGATATACATGTTACAAGTGTTGTAGAAACATTCTCTAGTAACTTGATATGGTATGATAAAGACCTTGTTATTAATCTTTATCGACTTATTTATATGTGTAATTGTGTAACCATCTAACTGGTGTAATCAAGACACATGGCATATATGCTTGTGGAAAATAAGCTCATTCATGTGCATGGTTAATGGATCTTTCCTCTTTCCTTACTTGGATGCTTATACTGCAGCAAAATGTTACGTTGTCCTTTTTGTATCGAATGTCTTCTCTGTAGGTTTAGCATTACATTGTCCTTTTTGTACGAATGTTACATCTGTTTGCTCTATCACGTTCTGGGTTCttcctatttctatttttctGATTGCCAAACGTTCATCCTCCATTTGCATTAATTATCTAAATTGTCAGAAATGTTTTTCCTTTATAAGGGGTATGGGGTTGGAGGTTTGCTGCACTCTGGGGATGATAGAGAAGCAGCAAGCTTTAGCACTCAAGGAGGCAGGACTTACAGCTTACAATCATAATCTCGACACCTCAAGAGAATACTACCCAAATATTATAACAACTAGAAGCTATGATGAACGGCTCCAGACCATTGAGTATGTCCGTGACGCGGGCATCAGCGTCTGTTCAGGTATTTGCATACTTTTTCGTGAAAATAAATCTTGACTATGTCGTGTAATACTGCCTAGCTTATTATAGCTAAATTTTGCTTCCAACTTTTTTGTTTCAGGTGGAATAATAGGGCTTGGTGAAGCCGAGGAGGATAGAGTTGGCTTGTTACATACATTGGCAACTCTTCCGGCACACCCTGAGAGTGTTCCCATTAATGCACTCATTGGTGTACAAGGCACACCCCTGGAAGATCAAAAGGTAATCTTATAATTAGATTTTAGCCAATCGTACAATTATAATATTTCTCAGGGGATTAAGGAAATTTATTTATGGAAAGAATAAAACTATAGAAAGGGTCTAAGGACTAACTGTATATTGCATAATCCAGCCAGTTGAAATATGGGAGATGATCAGGATGATTGCAACAGCACGCATTGTGATGCCAAAGGCGATGGTGAGGCTCTCGGCTGGGAGAGTTCGTTTCTCAATGGCCGAGCAGacactttgctttcttgctggCGCAAATTCCATTTTCACAGGAGAGAAGCTCTTGACAACTCCCAACAACGACTATGATGCCGATCAGACCATGTTTAAGCTGCTCGGGCTCATTCCCAAAGCTCCTGATTTCTCACAAAAGTCAGCCAACTTTGAAACAGAACGTGTTGAGGTGGCAGCTTCGAGTTCTGGTTGAACTTGCAATTTTTTTCTTCCTGTCTTTTCATATTGTAAGCTTTTATGAACATATTGTAAGCTTTTATGAACTTGTGTAGCTCTATGAAGATAGTTCTTCCTTTCATCTCAATTCTGCCTTTGTAGACTTGTATATTCTCCTTTGTTTGGTactgtattttttttcaatatgcTGTGTTATACCAAAATTAGTGATTGGTTTATTATACTAATAATCTATTAAAATTACAATATGATTTGTTATATCAAGCAAAAATAACATACTACTGTGCAACATAAATCAAAATATAGTATTTAATTCTCATATTTATTCGTTAAAAAATGGCATTTGCTTCAAAATTTCGTTCATATTTTACCTAATTCGTTAATTACTATTAACCACCTCCCtgtacatttattttgaattattttgaaGGGCACTTAAATCGTTAAACTTAGTTGAGTACAAATAGGATTGggatattaattattaattaat
This sequence is a window from Salvia splendens isolate huo1 chromosome 5, SspV2, whole genome shotgun sequence. Protein-coding genes within it:
- the LOC121801944 gene encoding biotin synthase, mitochondrial-like → MMWITRSIRRPLAQFQAAANFSSSAAAVEAERCIRDGARNDWKREEISSIYDSPVLDLLFHAAQVHRHAHNFREVQQCTLLSIKTGGCSEDCSYCPQSSRYSTGVKAHKLMNKDAVLEAAEKAKEAGSTRFCMGAAWRDTIGRKTNFNQILEYVKEIRGMGLEVCCTLGMIEKQQALALKEAGLTAYNHNLDTSREYYPNIITTRSYDERLQTIEYVRDAGISVCSGGIIGLGEAEEDRVGLLHTLATLPAHPESVPINALIGVQGTPLEDQKPVEIWEMIRMIATARIVMPKAMVRLSAGRVRFSMAEQTLCFLAGANSIFTGEKLLTTPNNDYDADQTMFKLLGLIPKAPDFSQKSANFETERVEVAASSSG